Genomic DNA from Paenibacillus sp. MBLB1832:
TGACCATCCTTTATTCGCGAGAGCGACCAAGTCGTTACTTGATGAGATTGATCGCATTGAGGTGATCGGAGTCGTAAGCAATGCGAAGGAATGCTTGGAGCAGGTGCAATTGCATCAGCCCGGGCTTGTCTTCCTGGACTATCAGCTGCCCGATCAGACCGGTACGGAAGTCGCAGCGCAATTGAAGCAGTTATATCCGCATATTCATGTTGTCATTTTCACAGGCATTGAGCTTACTGGCATTTATAATAAATTAATTGAAATGAAAGTCAGCGGCGTCCTCTCAAAAGAGTCGAGTGAACGAACGATTAAGAACATGGTGTATTGTATTTTGGATGGGTATACGATGATTCCTCTGTCCTTTTTCAATCAAATGCAGTTGAATGATGCGGATGCTGGCGAAGAGTGCGAGCTGCAAGATGAAGAAGTGTTGATGATGAACATGCTGGTCAAAGGGGCCACACACGAACAGATCGCAGAGCGCATCTTCATGAGCAAGCGGACTGTCGATAATTATTTGCGTAAAATTTATGATAAATGGGGCGCCAAATCGAGAACCGAGGCCCTGGAGAAGTTCATTAAAAGTAAATATTACAACTGAAAGTAGGCGGCTCATATGCAGGACATGCAAGA
This window encodes:
- a CDS encoding response regulator transcription factor — protein: MSDIVKTLVVDDHPLFARATKSLLDEIDRIEVIGVVSNAKECLEQVQLHQPGLVFLDYQLPDQTGTEVAAQLKQLYPHIHVVIFTGIELTGIYNKLIEMKVSGVLSKESSERTIKNMVYCILDGYTMIPLSFFNQMQLNDADAGEECELQDEEVLMMNMLVKGATHEQIAERIFMSKRTVDNYLRKIYDKWGAKSRTEALEKFIKSKYYN